The segment ACACATCGGAGGGGTGAACTCACGCAGATGGACCCAGCATGCAGCTACTGAGGTCACGAGGACACGCTGGCATCCTGCCTGCCCGGCCACTGTGCTCGAGAACCAAAACACAGAGCGCAGCAAGCATCAGATTGACAGACCCAATAACCCCATAAATCCCATTTACACCACCAGTAGAAGCCCTGCCTGGTTAACAAGGGGGTAAATAAATCATATAAACTTAAAtcatcagcacaggaaggacacggatctgttggagcaagtccagaggaggtcacggagatgacccgagggctggagcccaaaccatttcatgataCTATGACTTCAGGAGAGGAGCTCAGTGACCACCACCAATTCCAGAAACACAGAAGGCACAACCAAGCTgaggacttaaaaaaaaccccaaacctttgCAAGCCTTAACCTTactgatttctttctccttctccaaaaatcaaagaaaaattaaggaaaggcagaaaaaaaaaacgttaAAGAACTGCTTGGTCAAAAATCAAGCCCTGCAGCAGAGTTCCTGACCTCTTACTTAACTCAATGTTAGATTCCAGCAATAAAGCTTTACCGCCTCCCTCGGGAAGTCAGCTCCAGCAGATTTCTGAATTACATATCAAAGCTCAAACTTACTCCCACTCTCTGCTTCTTTTAGCTCCTAGAAAAGCCActgtttccagctcttctgcCCCAAACTGAGGGCAGGACGTGCAGAGAGGTGGCTCCAGCTGGGAGACAGAAGAGAAGCGAACCTGTCTGAGCAACCCTGGCTGTCACGGCCTTGGCTGCCTAGAAGAAACCCTTCCACCTGAGCAGCCATTCACCTTCCTTTGCTCCTTCCTCATCACGTGTTTGTCTTCATCCTTCCAGTAGGCatcttccagctcctgctgacGTTTGGCATCggctgctgcctttgcctcaGCTTTCCTTGCGCGGGCAGCAGCCGACTTGGTATTTTCACCTTGGAACTTCTTGGGCATCACTCAAggtgctctgcagagaagaaaagtggGTCAGAGCCCTATCCTGCCTGGGATCTTGGGTTCATCGTCACCCCAGGAAGCAGAAAGGGCTGGAACTCACACCATGAAAACCCCTTTTTCTTATTGCCTCATGGTATTTTGAGATTCTGAGCAGAACAGATCTGTCAATGTCCCAGACTTGTGAGGAGGAACTCGGCTCATCGCACTTCAGGACTCTCTCTCCTGTGCCACAACAGGATAAATCAGGCTGCAGGGTTCCTGGTAGTGAGTTGAAAGCACCACTGCCCTGCAACCAAGCCAAACCACTCCCTGCTGCCGGGTCAAAACGATGCTGGGTGCTTTCGCTCTGCACCAGGAGGCTCCAAGGGGAattccctgctgccagcagctcaggATGAACCAGCACAAACGCTGCATTAAGCTTGCTGACTGGCTGTACAGAAACGCAGCCATTTCACCCCATTTATCTTGGATTAAGACAGCACATCTGCGTGGCCATTTACTTTCCCTACATTGTCAGGCATAGTGGGACCCTCAAAGTAAGTTAACGAGGCTCAATGAAAGGCCCTTCTTCTCAGCATGCTGCCCACATAGACACCATGTTCTTGAccttaaaacttcatttttaatgacagTTAAGCATTTGCTAAATAAGAAACAAGAGGGAAAAGCTGATGTTCAGGGCCAGCGCTTGAGTTCCAAGCTTTTCAAAGCTTGGGCTGGAATaaatcccttctccttcccaatCTGTGCTCTGACCTTTACTGAGGAGCATGATCTGGGCTGGGTCCCAGGATAGCACAACAACGTGTGGGAGGGTTAAAGATGCCTCAGTCacctcagagctgctcccacagctgggaggggagggcagcCCTGCACACAGAACCAGCCTGCCCCAGGCTGCCTGACCCCAGGGCCGGCTGTCACCCACCCAGATTGACACCCTCCCAGCCCTGTTCTGTGCCGGTGTCTGGGGACTGGagccctccagagcccccctgGCCCACCCCAGCCCATCTTTCTCCTTGGCCCAGGAAAGGGACAGCTTTCCCTCTCCACTCCCTTCCCAAACGCCCGGCCTTTCCTCCCCACACCCTTCCaacccttctcctctcccctcaccccTTCTCCTCGCTCGCCCCTGCCCAGGGCCGAGGCCTGCCCCCGATGTCagctcttcccctctcccctccaaccctcctctctcccttcacCCTCCCTCCTCAACCCCCCagcccttctctctcccctctccccccggGCTCAGGCCTGCCCCGCTCTCCAGCCCTTTCTCCACCCCTCACGCCCCCTCTCCCCACTCGTGTCCCCCTCAACCCTCCCCCGACTCCCCCCACCCGGCCCCACTCCTACCTGGGCTCCACCGCCCCGCCCGTCGCGCAAGTTTAACGTCACCGTCGCGCGCTGTCGCTCCcgcgggaggggcggggctggCGGCCCCGGCTCAGGGCTCGCATCCCACTGCCGCCATCTTCATTGAGGGCACCGCCAGAAACGCCCAGGCGACGGCGCCAGCAGCGATGGCGGTGGGGAACAGCGGGCTGGCCGGCAGCTCCCCCGCCCACAGCAGTGCTTATACCGCGGCGAGCAGGCCGGGGGAGAGCCCTCCGCCCGCCGTTACTTCCCCTGCCCGGCACAAAGATGGTGGCGCCGTCAAGATGGCGGCGCGGCCTAGAGGCACGTGTGGGCGGGGTTTATCGGGGTGTGGTCCCGCTGTGGGCGGGGCTCCCGGGAGCAGGGCCCGCCCCCCGGGCACGGCAGCGCCTCGTGCCCCCCAGCATCCTTCCCGTTTGAcacccctgcatccctgcagcccacACTGCCCCGCAcagcctccccacagcccccccagatccccctgctccccaacccctccaaatccccccggctcctcccacagcccctccagagcacccccatgtccccctgcccctcctacccccccaaatcccccagctcccccgcagcccctccacagccccccccacccccctacAGCCCCCACcagacccctccccagctccctctgtcccctcagctcctcttgtctccccacccccctgcccctccctgtccccccagcTCCCATACAGCCCCCCCAGCCTTCtctgcacccccagctccccttgtcccccccaccccgtccCCTtgcatcccccccccccaacgACAGGCTCCTCCCATCAATGCCTCCTCCTTTATTGGGGACCCCAGGACAGGGCTGTCCCCTGGTCCCCCCACAGCTgcgccccccccagccctacaCGTGGgtctcctgcagcagcctggcGGTGGTGCAGccgggggggtcctggggggctccccCCTTGCCCGGGGGCTCCTCCCCAGGGGTCTTGTCACCTGTGTGGGACACCGCGGGTGGCTGCCTCACGATGTCCCACCACAGCATCCCCGGGGACGGCCGCGTCCGCTTGGTGCGTCCTGCCAGAAAGGGGGTGCCATGGCgggggaggctgggggggaCCCTTGGTGCTGGGTCACCTCCCCTCCTGGCCCCCAGCCTCACCTGGCAGGGAGCTGAGCAGGACCCCCACCAGCACCGTGATGACGGTCCCCAGTGCGCCGTAGTACAGGTAGGAGATGGCGTAGAGGTCACCCAGCACGGCCGGCCTGCGAGGGGGGGTCAGGGACCGCAGAGACAGTGGCGTGACACCCCGGGGACAGGGAAAGTGGAGTGACATCCCAGGCACAGGGAAAGCGGTGTGACACCACAACGAGCAGGGAAAGCGATGCGATGTCACAAGAACAGGGAAAGTGGTGTGATGTCATGAGGAGCAGGAAAAGTGGTGTGACATCCTAGGGACAGGGAAAGTGGGGTGACATCCCAGGAAAAGTGGTGTGACATTCCAGGAACAGGGAAAGTGGTGTGACATCACAAGGAACAAAGAAAGTGATGTCACAAGAGACAGGGAAAGTGGTGTGACATCACAAGGAACAGGGAAAGTGGAGTGATGTCACAAAGAACAAGGAAAGCCATATGGCATCCCAGGAACAGGGAAAGTGCTGTGACACCACAGTGAACAGGGAAAGGGGAATGACATCACAATGAGCGGGGAAAGTGGTGTGACATCACGAGGAACAGCGAGAGTGGCGTcacagggaagagggaaagcagaGTGATGTCATGGTGAACAAGGAAAACCCTATGACAtcccaggagcagggagaggggtgTGATGTCCCGATGAGCAGGGAATGGTGCCCCCTCACCGTGGCGGGGCCGCGGGCTCCTCGCGGGCGGGCAGGGGTCCCAGCAGCAGGGTGCGGTTGGTGCCGGTGCGGTTGTAGAGGGGGCAGAGGGCTCCGGAGGCAGGCAGCACCCCCATGGCCGCGGCGCTGGGCGGGTGCAGCGTGCCCCCCACGGCCACCCAGAAGGACAGGGCGAAGCCAGCGGCCAGCCCCCCCAGCACACCCTGCGGCGGAGGAGAGGGGTCGCACAGCCCCGGGCTGCAGCAGgacccccccgagacccccacCCTGAACCCCACAAGACTCACGGCCGTGCTGCACTTGGGCAGGAACATGCCCAGGACGAAGGCGCCCAGCAGCGGCCCGCTGATCACCCCCATGACCGTGAAGGAGCCCTGCAGGGGGACAGAGAGCTTGGGGGGCTCCGGCGTTTGTGGGGCTGCTGGGcttggggggctgcagggtttgtttgggggggctgcagggtttgtttggggagctgcagggtttggggagctgcagggtttctttgggggctgcagggtttgttttggggagctgcagggtttgtttggggggctgcaggacttggggtgctcagagaaggaggaggggatgctTGGGTCTGCCCCAGATTCCCCAGCCGCTGCAGCCCAGCCACCTCAAGAGCTCTCCGGCAGCCAGCGGCGCGTGGCCACGTCCTGCTCAGCCAGGCATTGCCCACAGGCAAGGGTGGAAAGGGCGTCGGggagctcagccccacacaggATCTGGCCCCACGCACCCGGCTCACCTGCAGCACACCACCGCCCAGCAGCGAGGCCAGAGCTGCCACGGTGATGCACGAGGTGCCGTAGATGAGTGCTGCGGGGAGATGGGAAAGGTTCAGCCATGCTGCGGGGCACGGCACGGTGCTGCATGGCACAGCATGGTGTAGTGTGGCACCACACAGCATCACGCAGTGCAGCACGGCAcggcacagcatggcatggcatggtgTGGTAGAATATGCCATTGCCCAGCATGGCGTGATGCAGCAGAGTGTGGCATGGCACAGCGCAGCACAGCACGGCATGGCACGGTGCAGTgcagcatggcatggcatggcatggcacagcacggcatggcatggcacagcataGGATGGCATCATGCAGTGTCCGTGGCACGGCCCAGTGGTGCAGCGTGGTGTCGCACAGCACCATGCAGCGCACCGCGGCATGGCACAAAACAGTGCCGTGCAGCACAGGACGGGGTAGCACGGCACGGCACAACCCAGCTCCCGTCCCCACTCACACAGCCCCTTGGAGACGAGGGTCAGCCTCCGCGGTGACAGAGTGGGCAGCCTGGGCTTGACGAGGTCCTCAACGGTGACGGCCGCCATGGCGTTGATGCTGGTGGAGGCGGTGCTGGCGCACCGGCAGGCGGCACCGTCAGCCCCGGCGCTGGCAGCCTGCAGCGTAGGGGTGTGCAAAGCCCCCTTGtggggggagatttggggtgcCTTTGGGGTTAGGGGTACCCCATCCTCACCTGAGGGTCCCGCTGTAGGCACAGGCCAAGAAGAGCCCCGGCACCCCCGGGAACGTCTCGAAGATGTCAAGGACCAGGTAGGGCATGTACTGCGGGGGGAGGCGGCTCAGGACCCCGGGGACCCCTCCGACCCTCCCGCCTCCCTGCCCTCACTTTGGTGCTCGAGAAGGCGAAGCCGGTGGGGGCCGGTACCTGGTCAGGGGCTGAGATGTAGCCGGCAAGGAGGGGATCACAGTCCTTGTAGAGCGCAAACATCACAAGGCCACAGGCCACCGCGCTGGAGACGATGCAGAAGAGCCCCACTTGATTCACCAGCAGCGCCCTGCGAGCACGGGGCAGGAGCACAGCCCGCTGAGCAGGGGCCTGGCCAGGGGCTGTGCAGAGGTGCAGGGGCCAGGCAAGGGTGCAGGGGTTGTGCAAGGATGCAGAGACCCTCCAAGGGTGCAGGGGTTGTGCAAGGATGCAGAGACCCTCCAAGGGTGCAGGGGTTGTGCAAGGATGCAGAGACCCTCCAAGGGTGCAGGGGTTGTGCAAGGATGCAGAGACCCTCCAAGGGTGCAGGGGTTGTGCAAGGATGCAGAGTCCCTCCAAGGGTGCAGGGGTTGTGCAAGGATGCAGAGACCCTCCAAGGGTGCAGGGGTTGTGCAAGGATGCAGAGACCCTCCAAGGGTGCAGGGGTTGTGCAAGGATGCAGGGGCCATGCAAGGGCCAGGCAGGGGTGCAAGGGTCAAGCAAGAGGCTGTGCAAAGTTGCAGGGGCCATGCAAGGGTGCAACGTTCTTGCAGCAGTGCAGGGTTCATGCAAGAGGTGCAGGGGccatgcagggctgcagcccctgaGCTCCCCGAGGGGTCAGTCTGGCAGTAGCCACCTCCCCCCCAGGGCAGCCCCGTGCCCCGTGCAGCGCTGGATCCAGACGATCCCCAGGTCCTCACAGACTCACATCCTGGCCTCCCTCTCGGTCCTGCAGGCCACGTAGCGCTGGACCTGCGCCTGGTTGACGCCGTACATGGAGAGCCAGACCAGCGTGCCACCCAGCAGGAAGGTCCACACCGTGTAGCGGCTCCGCGGGTCCGGGTTGAAGCTGGGCACAGCGGTGGGGgtgagctggggctgccccccagcacccagcgGGGTCACCACGCAGCAGGGTGGAGGGCACTCACTCGCCAAAGTTCACCCTGGAGCCGTTGGCGGCGATGGCCAGCACCCTGGTGGGAccccccaccagcagcaccccCCGGATGATGATGGCGAGGAAGCCAGAGAGCATCACTAAGACCTGGAAGACGTCTGTCCAGATGACAGCCTTCATCCCGCCCTGCACCAAAGCCGTAGGTGAgcaccagggacccccagggcccccaGGAGCCCCTACTGCTGCACTTACTATGGTGGTGTAGAAGGTGCAGATGACTCCAGTGGAGAGCAGGGATGCCCAGATGTCCAGCCCAGTCactgaaggagaagagaaggtgctgAGTAGAGCCCCAGGGCGTAAACAATGCCTGGGGAGGGACAGAGCTGAGATGTCCTCACTGCAATGGGGAGCAGCCCCCACACCTTGGTTGAGGATCAGGGCAGGGGCGTAGATGACAATCCCCGTGTACAGCATCTGCAGGAAGAGGGGGGATCAGCACCCCATCCCACCGGCACCGTGGGCACCGTGCAGGTGACGGCCATGCCGGGGGGGACAAGGCTGATGCGTGACGGTGCCGCCCAAACACCGCGTGCAGGCACTGGGAAAACATCAGGGTTTTTATTCCAAACAGGGCTCCTGCCGGGCACTGTTTGCTTTGAGCCATGAAAACATCAGCACAGGAATGAGGATGCTTCCTGGGGGCTCGAGGCAATGCGGACACAGCCAGAAGCGAACCCCCGCCGAGTGCCgcgtccccaatgtccccatcccacccacgCACCGCGGACACGCACCGTGGCCATCACGTACTGCAGGGTCCCGCACAGCCGGACACTCTTGCTGAACCGCAGCTCCAGGTACTGGGGACAAGGAGGAGGGAACGCGTTGGAGCTGTCCTGGCACCCCAGTTGCTCCTCTGGAGCAGGATCCGTCCCCCCTCAGGTGCCCACCTCGTAGGTGCTGGTGAGCCCCAGGCGGTAGAAGACGGGGAGGAAGAGCTGAGCGGTGAGGAGCGTGTTGAGCAGCTGCCCCACACACATCCAGAGGAATTTGGCTCCATACCGGTACGCCTCGGCCGGCACCCCCAGCACCTGGATGGCTGACATGAAGCTGGCCGAGAGCGAGAGCCCCACGGGCAGCGCCGACATCCGCCGGCCCCCCGTGAAGAAATCCTCCGAGGTTTGCTGCCCGCCCTTGGTGAGGCCATGGAAGAGGCCGATGCCGGTGGAGACCAGCAGCATCAGACCGAAGACGCCGTAATCCCAGAGGCTGAAGGTGAGCCGCTCCGGCACCCACACCTCCAGGCTCCCTTCCACGGCCAGCGTGGTGGCTGCAGGGGGGGCAGACCCCCGCCGGGCACCTGCGAGCGGACGGGGACACGGGACGGGGACACGGCACTTGTGGCTAAGCCAGGGCACGGTGGCACCGGCGCCTCCGAGCAGGGGAAAACTGGAGGGGGAGAAAACTCCATGCAATTACTGACCAACATTCCCCAAGCAGCAGAAAGGACCAAGTGGAGAGTGTGGCTGTTGCCTTGTCCCAtgctgtcccatcccatcctttccaatccaatccaatctatcccatccagtcccatcccatcctgtaccgtcccatcccgtcccatcccatcccatcccgtcccatcccatcccatcccatcccatcccatccctgggAACCTTCGTGCAGAACACCTGAGTGGATGTTTGGCTGCAAAGGGCAGAGCCCAAGCTGAGAGAGCAACAGCCTGAGCTCAGCAAAGAAATTGTCCCGATTACCTCCCAGTTCGGAGCACACAGGGAGAGGAGAATTGGCAGCGCCCGGTCCTGCTGCTCCGAGCACACTGGGCAGCAGCTCCGTGGCACTGGGGAAGCGTCTGTGCCCGAAGGACGCCGCCGGGAGGGAGCGATCCCACCCAACCAGCACAAACAGGGAGGAGCGGAGCTGCTGCCTGAGCCAAATTTATCTCCAGCCGAGGggacaaaacaaaccaaagctaAACCTttacccagaaaaaaagagcagctcCTTCGCGGTCAGCCACCCGCGCACCCACAGGGGTGTGGGGAGGCGGAGAATGGGGCAGCGCGTGGCGGCTGCTCGGGGGGCTGCGATGTCCTCGGTGGGCTCTGAGGTGGCAGCGGGGTGAGCAGCGAGGGGTTTGGCCGTGCCTTGAGCTCCTCCAGCCCACGGGGAGGGCGCGAGAGGGAGGCAGGGTCAGGGTGTCAGGGTGTGGAaaggatggagcatccataACCCCTTCCATCCCGCATGTCCCGACACCCCAGTCGCCCTGAGCGGGGGGCTGAGCACCCGGTACCCCGCAGGCAGGACGCGGCCGCTGACCCCGGGAGCACAGCGACGGCTCTGACAGTGGGGATTCGTGGATACGTGGCACCCAGACCCAGAGTGGCCCCACTTCCTCATTCCCCGGCATAAATACTGCTTTGTCTCACCCAGGTCCCGGACAGGTTTGCCCCACGGGGAtttcctccccctgccctgAACCCCAGGGATGAACCTGGGCTTGGGACCAGGCAAGAGCCCTGAGGTGGGGATGAAGCTGCAGTGGTGTCcccgtggggcagagggggtgtCCCTGCTCCCTGGGCTCTGGCTTTGACCCCAACGCCCATTCTTGGGGCGCAGGGCCCCCTTCCCTGCCTCGCCCCCGCTTCTTCTCCCTGCCGAGCTCGTTAGAGcgtcagaaaggagaaaaacacgGAGCGGTGGCTGCTGGGCCCAGCCACATCCGCCATGTGCGTGCGACGCCACGCGGCGCCGGTGCCCGGCACGCGCCCAGCCCGAAGGCACGGATGGCTGCGCCCCGGGATCGCCTTGGAGAGGCTGAACCCATCTCagcggggctgggagggagggtCCCAGCcatggggggcaggggggacgGGGGGCTGCCCCTCACCCCGCGCCATGAGGCGGGACAGGAGGGGGGCTGGGATGCCCCCGCAGAGCATCGCCCGTCCCTGCGGTGCCCATATGGTGCCCCGGGTACCACAGCGGTGGGCGATGCTCtgccaggaggcagcaggacCGGCAAGGTGCCCCGGTCCATCGGGGCTCAGTGGGGTGCCCAGCACCAAGCAGGGCACCTGGACCCCCGCCCCTCCACCGGGGCTGCTCCCTGCACCCTGGGTGGCTCCTTTCTGCCCCCTCCCTCGCCAGGAAGCCGCCGCTGCAGAggctgagggcaggaaggaagTCACCCAGGGGATTTTTTGATGCTCCTTCGCACACAGGCTCCGAGCAGCCACCTACGCAGGCCAGGAAACCCAGCCCTGCCCGGGACCCCGCGCCGGTGCACACGGGCGCCAGCGAGGCCATCGGCACGGCAGCAGGTACCACACCGGCACGGGGGGCTTTGCAGCgccagcagcccagctgggcACAAGGATGGTGCTGAGTCCTCTCTGCCCACgcagggcagtgatggagtgATGCAGAGCACGGGCACACGGCCTCGGGCCGGCTGGTGGCGAGGGATGGGACGGGGAGGGGGATTTATCCATGCACCCAGAGAAAaagctctgtgcctcagtttccccttcaACTTgaccccagccctggaggtgctgcAGGCTTGGCTGCGGGGTTTTACCCCACAGAGGAGAGGATGATGAAGGAAATGCAGTAGGGATGATGGATgagaggtggagatggtggagaagatggtggagaggatgatggagatggtggtAGAGAGGATGATGAGGGAAATCCTCACACGAGGATCACACTGAGAGGAACGATGCTTTCAGCACCCCAGTGCTGAGCCCCCCATCCTTGCAGCACCTGCCATGGCCCCGCTGGGCGAGGAGACCCCGCTGATCGGGGAGCgctcctgcagcttctcctccaccgAGACCGGCACCCTCCAGGTGTACCTGTACCACCAGGGGCCCACGCCGCGCAGCCCCCCCGGCACTGCCGCTGGCGTCCTCAACTTCACCTTCGGCGAGTACACGGCCGAGGAGCTGTGCGTCCGCGCCGCCAAAGCCTGCGGTGAGCATCGTCCAGTGGGCTCAGGGCAGTGGCCACGGGCTCGAGGAACCGGCCGTGCCCGTCCCCAGCCGGGGTGACGACAGCACCGCTCTGTCCCCAGGCGTGCTGCCCGTCTGCCACCCGCTCTTCGCGCTGGCCACCGAGGATCTCAGCTGCTGGTTCCCCCCCAACCACCTCTTCACCGTCGATGACACCTGCAGCCAGGTCGTGGTGTACAGGATCAGGTAGAGCCCGCGGGGACGGGGATGTCCCAGCCCCCTGGGGAGTCTCTGATGGCTGATAGAGGCTGTGCTAtcattcaaggccaggttggacggggctctgagcctcctgatccagcgggaggtgtccctgcccgtggcagggggttggaactggatgggctttgaggtcccttccaacccaacccattccatgattctatgtgagCCCCTTCTGCTCTTCCCCATCACCAGGTTCTTCTTCCCCAGCTGGTGTGGGCTGGGGCAGTCCCACCGCTCTCAGCTGCTGAACGACCGGGCCGGCCCCATCCTGGACTACCCGGCCATCGATTACCTGTTTGCCCAGGTCAGCCCTGCCAGGGTGGCATCCATGGCCTCAGCacctggggctgtggggtgaggTCCCAGGTGGTTTCCCAGGGGTGTAGGACGTGTTAAGCTCAGCAGAGCGATGCTCTTCGCCGCCCTGGGCTGTaccaccctcctcctccagcacccacAACGCCTGCAGGATGAGGTTCCTGCTGCCTGGCTTTGCTGGAGCTGCTCGTGGGCATCCTATGCTGGGTGTGGGGCACCCCACATTGCTGAGATGGGGGTCACTGTGTCCCCTGGGCTGATGTTGGAGTCACTTCACCACCCCAGTGTGaggggggggctgcaggggccaCCCTGAAAGCACCTGAGGGGATGAGGCTGCCACGGCCTCGTGAGGAGATGAGGGGCCTTGGGGTGCATCCAGGGGTCCTGACTGCAGCATccccgggggaggggggggactGGCACAGGGAACCCCCACGcagcctctcctccctccccagtcccGCAGTGATTTCATCGAGGGACGCATGGCGGTGGCGCTGAGCCTGCCCACGCAGGAGGAGTGCCTGAGCCTGGCCGTGCTGGACATGCTGCGCATCGCCAAGGAGATGCGGCAGAGCCCCAACGAGGTCTTCAACCATATCAGGTGAGTGAGGGGCTGCGGAGAcagcccagcatccctggggacaaCTCAGTGTCCCTGGAGACCACCCAGCATCCTTGGAGACcacccagcatccctggggacagctcagcatccctggggtccaCGCATCATCCCCGGGGACAGCCCGACACCCACGGCTGCCTCACCTCCCCATCCCGGCAGCTACAAGTCCTGCATCCCGGAGCCGCTGCGGTGCCAgatccagcagcacagcttcctCACCCGCAAGCGCATCCGTCGCTGCTTCAACAAATCCCTGCAGAAGATCGGGCGCTGCCAGACCGACGGGCGCTACCTGAAGCTCAAGTACCTGCTGGACCTCGAGCGGCTGCAGCAGCGCTGGGTGGAGGAGAGCTTCCACGTGCGCTCGCCTGGCTCCGCCGCGGATATCACCATCCACGTGGCTGGCGAGAACGG is part of the Cuculus canorus isolate bCucCan1 chromosome 27, bCucCan1.pri, whole genome shotgun sequence genome and harbors:
- the SLC5A5 gene encoding sodium/iodide cotransporter; translation: MRKWGHSGSGCHVSTNPHCQSRRCAPGVSGRVLPAGQQLRSSLFVLVGWDRSLPAASFGHRRFPSATELLPSVLGAAGPGAANSPLPVCSELGGARRGSAPPAATTLAVEGSLEVWVPERLTFSLWDYGVFGLMLLVSTGIGLFHGLTKGGQQTSEDFFTGGRRMSALPVGLSLSASFMSAIQVLGVPAEAYRYGAKFLWMCVGQLLNTLLTAQLFLPVFYRLGLTSTYEYLELRFSKSVRLCGTLQYVMATMLYTGIVIYAPALILNQVTGLDIWASLLSTGVICTFYTTIGGMKAVIWTDVFQVLVMLSGFLAIIIRGVLLVGGPTRVLAIAANGSRVNFGDFNPDPRSRYTVWTFLLGGTLVWLSMYGVNQAQVQRYVACRTEREARMALLVNQVGLFCIVSSAVACGLVMFALYKDCDPLLAGYISAPDQYMPYLVLDIFETFPGVPGLFLACAYSGTLSTASTSINAMAAVTVEDLVKPRLPTLSPRRLTLVSKGLSLIYGTSCITVAALASLLGGGVLQGSFTVMGVISGPLLGAFVLGMFLPKCSTAGVLGGLAAGFALSFWVAVGGTLHPPSAAAMGVLPASGALCPLYNRTGTNRTLLLGPLPAREEPAAPPRPAVLGDLYAISYLYYGALGTVITVLVGVLLSSLPGRTKRTRPSPGMLWWDIVRQPPAVSHTGDKTPGEEPPGKGGAPQDPPGCTTARLLQETHVPRRHLDGATIFVPGRGSNGGRRALPRPARRGISTAVGGGAAGQPAVPHRHRCWRRRLGVSGGALNEDGGSGMRALSRGRQPRPSRGSDSARR